Proteins encoded by one window of Chromobacterium violaceum ATCC 12472:
- the recN gene encoding DNA repair protein RecN has protein sequence MLLSLTVKDFVIVDSIALDFSGGFTVLTGETGAGKSIMLDALGLLLGDRADGTQVREGAERAEITAEFSTENRPEVDAWLDENELSGDEGVLLLRRLIDRGGRSKSFVNGQAATLAQLKQLGEFLVDIHGQHAHQSLMKSETQRQLLDAYAGSATLARDTHKAWQEWQAARQARQDAERMSRESEVERERLTWQIGELTELNLLPDEWTTLSQSHTRLANSAELVQSAQQAVDVLSENDDSCLSQLAHVQSRLSKLSNLDPRLSDTLSLLDSVDAELREVVYSLRDYASDIDQDANQLVEMERRLDLLMSTARKYRVQPADLADKLADWQQQLAALEASVDVEALSVAEAASLARYRALAEALSGKRRQAASELSERISGEMGRLAMGGARFAIELSALAEPGAHGMESIEYLVAANAGTSLRPLAKVASGGELSRISLAMQVVISQVASVPTLIFDEVDVGIGGRVAEVIGHMLRDLGQRYQVLCITHLPQVASCGKHHWQVSKREHKGQVLSSIAPLDAEQRVLEIARMLGGVELTQTTREHAAEMLASNAAAL, from the coding sequence ATGCTTCTCTCGCTGACCGTCAAAGATTTCGTCATCGTCGACAGCATCGCGCTGGACTTTTCCGGCGGCTTCACCGTGCTCACCGGCGAGACCGGCGCCGGCAAGTCCATCATGCTGGACGCGCTGGGCTTGCTGTTGGGCGATCGCGCCGACGGCACTCAGGTGCGCGAAGGCGCTGAGCGCGCCGAGATCACCGCGGAGTTCTCCACCGAGAACCGGCCGGAAGTGGACGCCTGGCTGGATGAGAACGAGTTGTCCGGCGACGAAGGCGTGCTGCTGCTGCGCCGGCTGATAGACCGCGGCGGACGCTCCAAGAGCTTCGTCAACGGCCAGGCCGCCACCTTGGCCCAGCTCAAGCAGTTGGGGGAATTCCTGGTGGACATCCATGGCCAGCACGCGCACCAGTCGCTGATGAAGAGCGAAACCCAGCGCCAGCTGCTGGACGCCTACGCCGGCTCCGCCACGCTGGCGCGCGACACCCACAAGGCCTGGCAGGAATGGCAGGCCGCGCGCCAGGCGCGGCAGGACGCCGAGCGGATGTCGCGCGAATCCGAAGTGGAGCGCGAACGGCTCACCTGGCAGATCGGCGAATTGACCGAACTCAATCTGCTGCCCGATGAATGGACCACGCTGAGCCAGAGCCACACCCGGCTGGCCAACTCCGCCGAACTGGTGCAGAGCGCGCAGCAGGCGGTGGATGTGCTGTCCGAGAACGACGACAGCTGCCTGTCCCAGCTCGCCCACGTGCAAAGCCGCCTGTCCAAGCTTTCCAACCTGGATCCGCGCCTGTCCGACACCCTGTCGCTGCTGGACTCGGTGGACGCCGAATTGCGCGAGGTGGTGTACAGCCTGCGCGACTACGCCAGCGACATCGACCAGGACGCGAACCAGCTGGTGGAAATGGAGCGCAGGCTGGATCTCCTGATGAGCACGGCGCGCAAATACCGCGTGCAGCCGGCCGACCTGGCCGACAAGCTGGCCGACTGGCAGCAGCAGCTGGCCGCGCTGGAGGCCAGCGTGGACGTGGAAGCGCTGAGCGTGGCGGAGGCCGCCAGCCTCGCCCGCTACCGCGCGCTGGCGGAAGCCCTGTCCGGCAAGCGCCGCCAGGCCGCCAGCGAGCTGTCCGAGCGCATCTCCGGCGAAATGGGCCGCCTGGCGATGGGCGGCGCCCGCTTCGCCATCGAGCTGTCCGCGCTGGCCGAACCTGGCGCGCACGGCATGGAGTCGATCGAATACCTGGTGGCCGCCAACGCCGGCACCAGCCTGCGCCCGCTGGCCAAGGTGGCCTCCGGCGGCGAGCTGTCCCGCATCAGCCTGGCCATGCAGGTGGTGATCAGCCAGGTGGCCAGCGTGCCCACGCTGATCTTCGACGAAGTGGACGTAGGCATAGGCGGCCGCGTGGCCGAGGTGATAGGCCACATGCTGCGCGACCTGGGCCAGCGCTACCAGGTGCTGTGCATCACCCACCTGCCCCAGGTGGCGTCATGCGGCAAACACCATTGGCAAGTCAGCAAGCGGGAACACAAGGGCCAGGTGCTCAGCAGCATCGCGCCGCTGGACGCCGAACAGCGGGTGCTGGAAATCGCCCGCATGCTGGGCGGCGTCGAACTCACCCAGACCACGCGCGAACACGCGGCGGAAATGCTGGCCTCCAACGCCGCCGCCCTCTAG
- a CDS encoding response regulator transcription factor has translation MQNTTPTVFIVDDDPAVLDSLAMLITAQGMKTVTFPNAMEFLDGYQGNQICCLVLDIRMPQITGLALQEQLMERNISIPIVFITGHGDIEQCRRAFQTGAIDFLTKPIDQNRLIASLRRGIRISIQQHQQEEETQEVMSQLSRISGREREVLELVADGLSSKEIARELDLSPRTIEVHRANLFSKLGVDSLADLVRFYLKALEATGKKQRIDEEILLNEFPPNQ, from the coding sequence ATGCAAAACACGACCCCTACCGTCTTCATCGTCGACGATGATCCGGCCGTACTGGACTCCCTGGCCATGCTGATCACGGCCCAGGGCATGAAAACCGTCACCTTCCCCAATGCGATGGAGTTCCTGGACGGCTACCAGGGCAACCAGATCTGCTGCCTGGTGCTGGACATCCGCATGCCGCAGATCACCGGCCTCGCGCTGCAGGAACAACTGATGGAGCGGAACATCAGCATCCCCATCGTCTTCATCACCGGCCATGGCGACATCGAGCAATGCCGCCGCGCGTTCCAGACCGGCGCCATCGATTTCCTGACCAAGCCGATAGACCAGAACCGGCTGATCGCCAGCCTGCGCCGCGGCATACGCATCAGTATCCAGCAGCACCAGCAGGAAGAGGAAACCCAGGAGGTGATGAGCCAGCTCTCGCGCATCAGCGGCCGCGAACGCGAGGTGCTGGAGCTGGTGGCCGACGGCCTGTCCAGCAAGGAGATCGCCCGCGAACTGGACCTGTCGCCTCGCACCATCGAAGTGCACCGCGCCAACCTGTTCAGCAAGCTGGGCGTGGACTCGCTGGCCGATCTGGTCCGTTTCTACCTGAAAGCGCTGGAAGCCACCGGCAAGAAACAGCGGATAGACGAAGAGATTTTGCTCAACGAATTCCCGCCAAACCAGTAG
- a CDS encoding NAD kinase, with translation MERLFKHICLVARHSKPGITPALMQLANHLAAGGATVLIDKESVTPDEANGYPLIDRTDMGKLADLCIVLGGDGTMLSIARLLAPYRVPLVGINQGRLGFMTDIPLHEMLDSVDAILHGKFVPEDRILLQAAVVREDAEVASALAFNDVVFSRGAVGSMIEFEVFIDNQFVYSQRSDGLIVSTPTGSTAYSLASGGPILHPTLQAIALVPICPQSLSNRPIAVNDSCEVEFMLTRGLDARVHFDGQLHCDLMEMDRVLIRRYRNPLRILHPEGYNYYDMLRHKLHWGERLI, from the coding sequence ATGGAAAGATTGTTCAAACACATCTGCCTGGTGGCGCGCCACAGCAAGCCCGGCATCACCCCCGCGCTGATGCAGCTGGCCAACCACCTGGCCGCCGGCGGCGCCACGGTGCTGATCGACAAGGAAAGCGTCACACCCGACGAGGCCAACGGTTACCCGCTGATAGACCGCACCGACATGGGCAAGCTGGCCGACCTCTGCATCGTGCTGGGCGGCGACGGCACCATGCTGTCCATCGCCCGCCTGCTGGCCCCGTACCGCGTGCCGCTGGTCGGCATCAACCAGGGCCGGCTGGGCTTCATGACCGACATCCCGCTGCACGAGATGCTGGATTCCGTGGACGCCATCCTGCACGGGAAATTCGTGCCGGAAGACCGCATCCTGCTGCAGGCGGCCGTTGTCCGCGAGGATGCCGAAGTCGCCAGCGCGCTGGCCTTCAACGACGTGGTGTTCAGCCGCGGCGCGGTGGGCTCGATGATCGAGTTCGAAGTCTTCATAGACAACCAGTTCGTCTACAGCCAGCGCTCGGATGGCCTGATCGTGTCCACGCCCACCGGCTCCACCGCCTACTCGCTGGCGTCGGGCGGCCCCATCCTGCACCCGACGCTGCAGGCCATCGCGCTGGTGCCGATCTGCCCGCAGTCGCTGTCCAACCGGCCGATTGCCGTCAACGACTCCTGCGAGGTGGAATTCATGCTCACCCGCGGGCTGGACGCGCGCGTGCACTTCGACGGCCAGCTGCACTGCGACCTGATGGAAATGGACCGGGTGCTGATCCGCCGCTACCGCAACCCGCTGCGCATCCTGCACCCCGAGGGCTACAACTACTACGACATGCTGCGCCACAAGCTGCACTGGGGCGAGCGCCTGATCTAA